One Gimesia aquarii DNA segment encodes these proteins:
- a CDS encoding carboxypeptidase-like regulatory domain-containing protein, with protein MLHNRLLLSCLFFCLVGCGGASENTLEVYPVSGSVTVDGEALPNVSVTFFPEKPTKGNGGFGATDETGNFTLKDRDQRDGVAEGTYRVLFTRLVKADGTPIGSDQMAADVEAKNSLPEKYNDPGQSPVTATVTKSNEPFKFDLKTK; from the coding sequence ATGTTGCACAATCGACTATTATTGAGCTGTTTATTTTTCTGCCTGGTTGGATGTGGCGGTGCAAGCGAAAACACCTTGGAAGTCTACCCTGTGAGTGGGTCCGTAACCGTTGATGGGGAGGCATTACCAAATGTTTCAGTTACTTTTTTCCCTGAGAAACCGACGAAAGGTAATGGTGGTTTTGGAGCCACGGATGAGACTGGTAATTTTACGCTCAAAGATCGTGATCAACGTGATGGTGTTGCTGAAGGAACGTATCGGGTGTTATTCACGCGTCTGGTAAAGGCTGACGGGACTCCCATTGGAAGTGATCAAATGGCAGCAGATGTTGAAGCAAAGAATTCACTTCCTGAGAAATATAATGATCCTGGCCAATCTCCAGTGACAGCTACAGTCACGAAATCAAACGAGCCTTTCAAATTTGATTTGAAGACAAAATAG
- a CDS encoding DUF1559 domain-containing protein: MQHHVRRRGFTLIELLVVIAIIAILIALLLPAVQQAREAARRTECKNNLKQIGLALHNYHETFGSFPPAQIRGFNGTVELGNAASWGAMILPYMDQAPLYNQLNFNIGIFEGTNKTVITGLSGIDAVLCPSDSDRNPTRSVHGSSTANYMSSIPSTSYAGTAGGFQNPNSTFAGLSGGFFTYDPARPTKMSGFKDGTSNTIAVGERSYQVWTGGSWLGVQHHTFTTASPGNDTACCWDWFMAAGLYPITNELRSGMTSPNWRFGSPHAGGAQFLMADGAVRFLSENIDHIISQRSGSTCAVQGCGCEWSNDPGGCATGVPGGGWNDKAYLANHWGIYQRLHHRNDGLSVGEF, translated from the coding sequence ATGCAGCATCATGTGAGAAGACGTGGTTTCACTTTAATTGAACTCTTAGTCGTGATTGCCATCATTGCGATCTTGATTGCTCTTTTATTACCGGCAGTACAGCAGGCTCGTGAAGCCGCGCGACGAACTGAGTGTAAAAACAACCTAAAGCAAATTGGGCTGGCATTACACAACTATCACGAAACCTTTGGTTCGTTTCCGCCTGCGCAAATTCGCGGTTTTAACGGTACTGTTGAATTGGGAAATGCAGCAAGTTGGGGAGCGATGATTCTTCCCTATATGGATCAGGCACCTTTATATAATCAGCTCAATTTTAATATTGGAATTTTTGAGGGAACCAACAAAACAGTGATTACTGGTCTGAGCGGTATTGATGCTGTTTTATGTCCCAGTGATTCCGATCGAAATCCAACACGAAGCGTTCATGGTTCAAGCACGGCGAATTATATGAGTTCAATACCCAGTACCAGTTATGCTGGTACTGCGGGAGGGTTTCAGAACCCGAATAGTACCTTTGCTGGACTTTCCGGAGGTTTTTTCACGTATGATCCTGCACGACCGACTAAAATGTCGGGTTTTAAAGATGGAACTTCAAACACAATTGCTGTTGGGGAAAGGTCGTATCAGGTATGGACCGGTGGTTCATGGTTGGGAGTCCAGCATCATACATTTACAACAGCCAGCCCTGGAAATGATACTGCCTGCTGTTGGGATTGGTTCATGGCCGCTGGTTTATACCCCATCACTAACGAACTCAGGTCAGGGATGACATCTCCGAATTGGCGTTTTGGTAGCCCCCATGCGGGCGGAGCACAATTTCTAATGGCAGATGGTGCTGTACGATTCCTATCGGAAAACATCGACCATATTATTTCGCAAAGAAGTGGCTCGACTTGCGCTGTTCAGGGTTGTGGCTGCGAGTGGAGTAATGATCCCGGCGGTTGTGCAACGGGAGTACCCGGCGGTGGCTGGAACGATAAAGCTTATCTGGCAAATCATTGGGGCATTTATCAGCGATTGCACCACCGAAACGATGGGTTGTCAGTCGGTGAATTTTAA